The following coding sequences are from one bacterium window:
- the rho gene encoding transcription termination factor Rho translates to MNLRDLKEMKIADLCELAKEYNVEGAAGMKRQDLIFALLNAQTDKSGQIFGDGILEILPDGFGFLRAPDYNYLPGPDDIYVSPSQIRKFNLRTGDTVEGQIRPPKDSERYFALLKVESINFEDPEAARDKILFDNLTPLYPNEKLNLEHDPKNYTTRIIDLLTPIGKGQRALIVAPPRTGKTMMMQNIANAITANNPAVVLIVLLIDERPEEVTDMQRSVKGEVVSSTFDEPATRHVQVAEMVIEKAKRLVEHKKDVVILLDSITRLARAYNSVVPPSGKILSGGVDANALHKPKRFFGAARNIEEGGSLTIIATALIDTGSRMDEVIFEEFKGTGNAEIHLDRKLMEKRIFPCMDVNKSGTRKEELLLPGDILNRVWILRKLLAALNVVDTMEFLVDKMQGTKTNKEFLDSMSQ, encoded by the coding sequence ATGAACCTCCGCGACCTGAAGGAAATGAAGATCGCGGACCTGTGCGAGCTCGCCAAGGAATACAACGTCGAGGGCGCCGCCGGCATGAAGCGGCAGGACCTGATCTTCGCCCTCTTGAACGCCCAAACGGACAAGAGCGGACAGATCTTCGGCGACGGAATCCTGGAAATCCTGCCGGACGGCTTCGGCTTTCTCCGCGCCCCGGACTACAACTACCTTCCGGGACCCGACGACATCTACGTCTCCCCCTCGCAGATCCGGAAGTTCAACCTCCGGACCGGCGACACGGTCGAGGGCCAGATCCGCCCCCCCAAGGACTCCGAGCGGTACTTCGCCCTCCTGAAGGTCGAATCCATCAACTTCGAGGATCCCGAGGCGGCGCGCGACAAGATCCTGTTCGACAACCTGACGCCCCTGTATCCCAACGAAAAGCTGAATTTGGAGCACGATCCGAAGAACTACACGACGCGCATCATCGACCTGCTCACGCCGATCGGCAAAGGCCAGCGCGCCCTGATCGTCGCCCCGCCGCGCACCGGCAAGACGATGATGATGCAGAATATCGCCAACGCCATCACGGCGAACAATCCGGCGGTGGTGCTGATCGTTCTCCTGATCGACGAGCGTCCGGAAGAAGTCACGGACATGCAGCGCTCGGTCAAGGGCGAGGTCGTCTCGTCCACCTTCGACGAGCCGGCGACCCGCCACGTGCAGGTGGCCGAAATGGTCATCGAAAAGGCCAAGCGTTTGGTGGAGCACAAGAAGGACGTCGTCATTCTGTTGGATTCGATCACTCGCTTGGCGCGGGCCTACAACTCGGTCGTCCCCCCCTCCGGAAAGATCCTCTCCGGCGGCGTGGACGCCAACGCCCTGCACAAGCCCAAGCGCTTCTTTGGAGCGGCCCGGAACATCGAGGAAGGCGGGAGCCTGACGATCATCGCGACCGCCTTGATCGACACCGGCAGCCGCATGGACGAGGTCATCTTCGAAGAGTTCAAGGGCACCGGCAACGCCGAGATCCACCTGGACCGCAAGCTCATGGAGAAGCGCATCTTTCCGTGCATGGACGTCAACAAGTCCGGCACCCGTAAGGAGGAACTCCTCCTCCCCGGCGACATCTTAAACCGCGTCTGGATCCTCCGGAAACTCCTCGCCGCCCTGAACGTCGTCGACACGATGGAATTTCTCGTCGACAAGATGCAGGGGACGAAGACGAACAAGGAATTCTTGGATTCGATGAGTCAGTAG
- a CDS encoding phosphodiester glycosidase family protein, translating into MKRLLSVFLLFLPLPLQAEWKTLASGLDYESRPELSAHVFRIDPAKFRIGLLTASDFSEKALSAADYRSRGRAVLAVNGGFFDETFQAMGLLYRDGQALNPLRNAAWGVFSMSAGGAKIFHRSEWNPNGVSMALQVGPRLVVDGMVQKFKEAAPDRRSAVGVTADGKVVIAVADKPMPLPEWAVFLKKDCPNALNLDGGNSTQIAAEVEGWSLTVEGLTAVPNAVAVFPR; encoded by the coding sequence ATGAAACGGCTTCTTTCCGTTTTTCTTCTCTTTCTCCCGCTTCCCTTGCAGGCCGAATGGAAAACCCTGGCGTCGGGACTCGACTACGAATCCCGTCCGGAGCTTTCCGCTCACGTCTTTCGGATCGATCCGGCGAAATTCCGGATCGGGCTCCTGACTGCCTCCGATTTCTCCGAAAAGGCGCTCTCGGCCGCCGACTATCGTTCGCGCGGGCGGGCCGTGCTCGCCGTCAACGGCGGCTTTTTCGACGAAACCTTCCAGGCCATGGGGCTGCTCTATCGGGACGGTCAGGCGCTCAATCCTCTCCGCAACGCCGCCTGGGGCGTCTTCTCCATGAGTGCGGGCGGCGCCAAGATCTTTCACCGCAGTGAATGGAATCCCAACGGCGTCTCGATGGCGCTCCAAGTGGGACCGAGGCTCGTGGTGGACGGGATGGTCCAAAAATTCAAGGAAGCCGCCCCCGACCGCCGCTCGGCGGTCGGCGTCACGGCGGACGGCAAGGTCGTGATCGCGGTCGCCGACAAACCGATGCCGCTGCCGGAATGGGCGGTTTTTCTCAAGAAGGATTGCCCGAACGCCCTCAACCTGGACGGAGGGAACTCGACGCAGATCGCCGCGGAGGTCGAGGGATGGTCGCTGACGGTGGAAGGATTGACCGCGGTGCCGAACGCAGTGGCCGTGTTTCCCCGCTAG
- a CDS encoding efflux RND transporter periplasmic adaptor subunit, translated as MTRTRARLFLVVLASLLASCGGGKKPGDEGKPSASLFKKALQKPMGVTTAVAVARDVPLVLTEDGKSEASDRYQAKAPGRVKVQKILVEEGARVQPGDALVSFRDETLSLKINLAQAEIREAEAGIAAFGSPERPQAPANPVQNTEEGEIPAAVAEGNGENVNTSEARRDLYQAQMDRARAQLDLYEKLRDFSELVSPITGTIGRIEVGEGNDALEDQVILEVVRLDPLTFAFRMPVDEVSATERGAEIVVKFNAFPGQEFPAEVASVGTEGGSSNGGVEVKLKVANPDLTLKTDLQGTVEIRTQQRRKIVSVPEAAIVKTERSSYVYKVAGEKAQRVAVDIGTSSGGQVEIEKGLADGDTIIVSAEEGMDALRDGAPVELQAARAEN; from the coding sequence ATGACTCGGACCCGCGCGCGTCTCTTTCTGGTCGTCCTCGCCTCTCTCCTGGCCTCCTGCGGGGGAGGGAAAAAGCCCGGGGACGAGGGCAAACCTTCGGCCAGCCTCTTCAAAAAGGCCCTCCAAAAACCCATGGGTGTGACGACCGCCGTCGCCGTGGCGCGGGACGTCCCATTGGTGCTCACGGAAGATGGAAAATCGGAGGCCTCGGACCGTTATCAGGCAAAGGCCCCGGGCCGCGTGAAGGTCCAAAAGATCCTGGTCGAGGAGGGGGCGCGCGTGCAGCCGGGGGACGCGCTCGTGAGTTTCCGGGACGAGACGCTCTCGCTGAAAATCAACCTCGCACAGGCGGAGATCCGCGAGGCCGAGGCGGGTATCGCGGCTTTCGGTTCGCCGGAACGTCCTCAGGCGCCGGCCAACCCGGTCCAAAATACAGAGGAAGGCGAGATCCCCGCGGCGGTCGCCGAGGGGAACGGCGAGAACGTGAATACCAGCGAGGCGCGCCGGGATCTTTATCAAGCGCAGATGGACCGTGCCAGGGCCCAGCTCGATCTCTACGAGAAATTGAGAGATTTTTCCGAGTTAGTGAGTCCCATCACCGGGACCATCGGTCGTATCGAGGTGGGGGAGGGCAACGACGCGCTGGAAGACCAGGTGATCTTGGAGGTTGTGAGGCTCGATCCGCTGACCTTTGCGTTTAGGATGCCCGTTGACGAGGTCTCCGCCACGGAGCGCGGGGCCGAGATCGTCGTCAAGTTCAATGCGTTCCCCGGTCAGGAGTTCCCCGCCGAGGTTGCCTCCGTCGGGACCGAGGGCGGCTCCTCCAACGGCGGGGTTGAGGTGAAGCTTAAAGTAGCCAATCCCGACTTGACCCTGAAAACCGACCTCCAAGGGACGGTCGAGATCCGGACGCAGCAGCGCCGCAAGATCGTCAGCGTGCCCGAAGCCGCCATCGTCAAGACGGAACGGAGCTCATACGTTTACAAAGTAGCAGGCGAGAAGGCCCAACGCGTGGCAGTGGACATCGGGACCTCCAGCGGCGGCCAGGTCGAGATCGAAAAGGGCCTCGCGGACGGCGACACCATCATCGTGTCCGCTGAGGAAGGCATGGACGCCTTGCGCGACGGGGCGCCCGTCGAGCTGCAGGCGGCGCGCGCCGAGAATTGA
- a CDS encoding glycine--tRNA ligase — protein sequence MSLMDKVISLAKRRGFIFPSSEIYGGITGFWDYGPVGVELKKKVKDSWWWDVVQKRDDVVGVDTSIIAHPQTWVASGHVAHFSDPMVDCKTCKGRFRADQLGEIDCPKKPSLTVRECAQDKIGPGELTDIRQFNLMFKTFVGPVEESSAVAYLRPETCQSIFTQFKTVQTTSRLKVPFGIAQMGKSFRNEITPKNFIFRSREFEQMEMEFFVKPDDSTRWYEFWVAERLKWFESLGIRKENLRLRPHDKDELAHYAKGCTDIEYKFPWNWGELEGIADRGNYDLSQHMKTSGKDLSYFDDETKEKFVPGVVECSVGVDRTFLIMLIDAYAEEEAPTAEQGETDKRIVLRIHPKMAPFTAAVFPLSKKLAEPVHKFEHDLRQQFATDYDEVGSIGKRYRRHDEVGTPFCITYDFESQTDQKVTIRHRDTMKQERVSLDRAAAYIREQILSRS from the coding sequence ATGAGCCTCATGGACAAAGTGATTTCGCTCGCCAAACGGCGGGGATTTATCTTTCCGTCCAGCGAGATCTACGGAGGCATCACGGGCTTTTGGGACTACGGGCCCGTCGGCGTCGAGCTCAAGAAAAAGGTCAAGGACTCGTGGTGGTGGGACGTCGTCCAGAAGCGCGACGACGTCGTGGGCGTCGACACCTCCATCATCGCGCACCCGCAAACGTGGGTGGCCTCCGGCCACGTCGCGCACTTTTCCGACCCCATGGTCGATTGCAAAACCTGCAAGGGCCGATTCCGCGCCGACCAGTTGGGCGAGATCGATTGCCCCAAGAAGCCGTCCCTCACCGTGCGCGAATGCGCGCAGGACAAGATAGGCCCCGGCGAACTCACCGACATCCGGCAATTCAACCTGATGTTCAAGACGTTCGTGGGCCCCGTCGAGGAAAGCAGCGCGGTGGCCTATCTCCGGCCGGAAACCTGCCAGTCGATTTTCACGCAATTCAAGACCGTCCAGACCACGAGCCGGCTCAAGGTTCCCTTCGGCATCGCGCAGATGGGGAAGAGCTTCCGGAACGAGATTACGCCCAAGAACTTCATCTTCCGCTCTCGCGAATTCGAGCAGATGGAGATGGAATTCTTCGTCAAGCCCGACGACAGCACCCGCTGGTACGAGTTCTGGGTCGCGGAGCGGCTCAAGTGGTTCGAAAGCCTGGGGATCCGCAAGGAAAACCTCCGCCTGCGCCCCCATGACAAGGATGAGCTGGCGCACTACGCCAAGGGCTGCACGGACATCGAATACAAATTCCCGTGGAACTGGGGCGAGCTGGAAGGCATCGCCGACCGCGGCAACTACGACCTGTCCCAGCACATGAAGACCTCCGGCAAGGATCTCTCCTACTTCGACGACGAGACCAAGGAGAAGTTCGTGCCGGGCGTCGTGGAATGCTCGGTGGGCGTCGACCGGACCTTTCTCATCATGCTCATCGACGCCTACGCCGAGGAAGAAGCCCCGACCGCCGAGCAGGGAGAGACGGACAAGCGCATCGTTCTCCGCATCCATCCCAAGATGGCCCCGTTCACGGCCGCGGTCTTCCCGCTTTCCAAGAAACTGGCGGAGCCGGTCCACAAGTTCGAGCACGACCTGCGCCAGCAATTTGCCACCGACTATGACGAGGTCGGCAGCATCGGAAAACGCTACCGTCGCCACGACGAGGTGGGGACGCCGTTCTGCATCACCTATGATTTTGAGTCTCAAACGGACCAGAAGGTCACGATCCGTCACCGCGACACGATGAAGCAGGAGCGCGTGTCCCTCGACCGCGCCGCGGCTTACATCCGGGAACAGATACTGAGCCGATCATGA